The following proteins are encoded in a genomic region of Cryptomeria japonica chromosome 11, Sugi_1.0, whole genome shotgun sequence:
- the LOC131043483 gene encoding protein WUSCHEL, with product MENCEQAYRQQNGTTRWNPTAEQLRILRELYSTIGIRSPTADQIQRIVWKLSRYGKIEGKNVFYWFQNHKARERQKKRLAAAQENLAYDMGDSSSSANQMIHTRYQYSEPTYEGKFFDSNTRIAEAKGNSSSMFVPVYKEQGNWEYYSKEASSLNTNNDYGNNVSEQDSIRHVETLELFPIRHENWSPKSDGQSVSTTVEERGRAREAGLHLCLNPHN from the exons ATGGAGAATTGTGAGCAGGCATACAGGCAGCAGAATGGCACCACACGCTGGAATCCAACGGCGGAGCAGCTGAGGATTCTGAGAGAACTTTACTCCACCATTGGAATCCGTTCCCCCACTGCAGATCAGATACAGAGAATAGTTTGGAAGCTGAGTCGCTATGGAAAGATAGAAGGGAAGAATGTCTTCTATTGGTTCCAAAACCATAAAGCTCGAGAGAGGCAGAAGAAACGCTTGGCTGCTG CGCAAGAGAATCTAGCGTATGACATGGGAGACTCTTCTTCCTCTGCTAATCAAATGATCCACACACGATACCAATATTCTGAG CCTACCTATGAAGGGAAGTTCTTTGATAGCAATACACGGATAGCAGAAGCTAAG GGAAATTCGAGTTCAATGTTTGTTCCAGTTTATAAGGAGCAAGGTAATTGGGAGTATTATTCCAAGGAAGCTTCTTCTCTCAACACAAACAATGATTATGGAAATAATGTTTCAGAACAAGACAGTATTCGGCATGTGGAAACACTGGAGCTTTTTCCCATACGCCATGAAAATTGGAGTCCAAAATCAGATGGGCAATCTGTGTCAACAACTGTTGAAGAGAGAGGAAGAGCAAGGGAGGCTGGGCTTCATCTCTGTCTGAATCCACATAATTAG